One Helicobacter pylori NCTC 11637 = CCUG 17874 = ATCC 43504 = JCM 12093 genomic window, TCCGTTTCTTGCGCTTGAATGCCCTTTTCTTTGAGATAATGGTTCAAGCCAATTTCTTCGCTCGCCATGGATTTTTGCTTTAAAATGCGCTTGATATTCTTTTCTTTAGCGAGGTTGTAAATGATTTCATTAGCTTCATCGCCGTCTTTAGCGTAATGGATTTTAAAGCCGTTTTGAGTGGCGTTTTTTTCAAACAATTCCAAATATTCATCAAGCCTGGATAAGATTTTAAGCTTGACTTCTTTGCCTAATTCCCTTAAATTTTCCCACTCGCTGTAACGATTTTTAATCAGATTCTTACGATTAGCCCTTAAGGTATCCATTGCAGAACGCAAATTTTCCCTTAATTGCATATCGCCTAATTGGTCGGTGATGATTTCTTCGTATTCCTGGTCGCTATGGTATTTTTCCATGATCATTCCTTAAAATATTCTTTAATGTTAAAGCCCAAGCCTTGAGGCTAAAAAGTCATAAAAATGCATGGGTTTTGTGGAAGAGCCCATTTTTTGCATAGCGGTGCTGATATTCATCAAACACCCAGCATCCGCTGAAACAATCACATCCACCTGACGGCTTTCTATGTCTTTAATCTTTTCTTTGACCATAACCGCTGAAATTTCAGGCTCTTTGACCGAAAATGTCCCCCCAAACCCGCAACATTCTTCTTCTTTTTCCAATTCAATGAGTTCTACATTTTTAAGCTGTCTGATGAGGTTTTTCGCCGAGTCAATCACTTTAGCCACCCTTAAGGCATGGCAATTAGAATGCCATGTGATTTTAAGGGGTTCGCCCTTATCTTCATACTTGACTTGCAATTTTTTATCCAAAAATTCGCTCAATTCATACACCCTAGAGCAAAAATCTTTAACCATGTTAAATTCCGCATGCCCTTCAAACAATTCCAAATAATCATGCCGCATCATCCCTGTGCATGAACCGCTGGGCAAAATAATAGGGTAGTCGTTATTGGAATAAAG contains:
- a CDS encoding (Fe-S)-binding protein translates to MKVNFFATCLGAAIYSNASLNAIKLLRKENLEVVFKKDQTCCGQPSYNSGYYEETKKVVLYNIKLYSNNDYPIILPSGSCTGMMRHDYLELFEGHAEFNMVKDFCSRVYELSEFLDKKLQVKYEDKGEPLKITWHSNCHALRVAKVIDSAKNLIRQLKNVELIELEKEEECCGFGGTFSVKEPEISAVMVKEKIKDIESRQVDVIVSADAGCLMNISTAMQKMGSSTKPMHFYDFLASRLGL